Proteins from a single region of Ananas comosus cultivar F153 linkage group 3, ASM154086v1, whole genome shotgun sequence:
- the LOC109707935 gene encoding patatin-like protein 6 has translation MEAAEEMLVEVHEEPSIETDKLSYEIFSILESKFLFGYDDDKLWVPKPSLVSAAAPDADADAAAAAAATAAAVKTQRGKVCVLCIDGGGGGGMRGVIPGKALSQLEQALKAKSGDPDARIADYFDVVAGTGVGGVFAAMLFSTRDGARPAFRADDTWRFLAEHGKRLFRARSSSSSTSGLLKRALRRRKRGPLGAATEAMDAAMKSAFGERLTLRDTLKPVLIPCYDLKSAAPFVFSRADALESESYDFRLWEVCRATWAEPGRFEPAEVRSVDRSTTCVAVDGGLAMSNPAVAAITHVLHNKNEFPFVRGVEDLLVLSLGGGGGGGGGGGGGGAAAADTRRLRQWGPKEWARPVARIAADSAAELVDHAVALAFGQCRSSNYVRIQATGSSAMTSGTDADYDPSPANIKALSTAAEEMMKQKNVDSILFGGKRIGEQANMEKLDWFAGELVLERERRSSRIAPTVVLKQAPPRPL, from the exons atggaggcggcggaggagatgcTCGTGGAGGTCCACGAGGAGCCCAGCATCGAAACCGACAAGCTGAGCTACGAGATCTTCTCCATTTTGGAGAGCAAGTTCCTTTTCGGCTACGACGACGACAAGCTCTGGGTCCCGAAGCCATCGCTggtctccgccgccgcgccggacGCCGACGCGgacgctgcggcggcggcggctgcgacggcggcggcggtgaagaCGCAGAGGGGGAAGGTGTGCGTGCTGTGCATCGacggcgggggcggcgggggGATGCGCGGGGTGATCCCGGGGAAGGCGCTGTCGCAGCTGGAGCAGGCGCTCAAGGCCAAGTCCGGCGACCCCGACGCGCGCATCGCCGACTACTTCGACGTCGTCGCCGGCACGGGCGTGGGCGGCGTCTTCGCCGCCATGCTCTTCTCCACCCGCGACGGCGCCCGCCCCGCGTTCCGCGCCGACGACACCTGGCGCTTCCTCGCCGAGCACGGCAAGCGCCTCTTCCGcgcccgctcctcctcctcctccacgtcCGGGCTCCTCAAGCGCGCCCTGAGGAGGCGGAAAAGGGGGCCTCTGGGGGCCGCGACCGAAGCCATGGACGCGGCCATGAAGTCGGCGTTCGGGGAGCGGCTCACGCTCAGGGACACGCTCAAGCCGGTGCTCATCCCCTGCTACGACCTCAAGAGCGCGGCGCCCTTCGTGTTCTCGCGCGCCGACGCGCTCGAGAGCGAGAGCTACGACTTCCGACTGTGGGAGGTGTGCCGCGCCACCTGGGCCGAGCCGGGCCGGTTCGAGCCGGCCGAGGTGCGCTCCGTGGACCGGTCCACCACCTGCGTCGCCGTGGACGGGGGCCTCGCCATGAGCAACcccgccgtggccgccattaCCCACGTGCTCCACAACAAGAACGAGTTCCCCTTCGTGCGCGGCGTCGAGGACCtcctcgtcctctccctcggcggcggcggcggcggcggcggcggaggagggggcggGGGCGCCGCTGCAGCCGATACCCGTAGGCTGCGGCAGTGGGGGCCCAAGGAGTGGGCGCGGCCCGTCGCGCGCATTGCCGCCGACAGCGCCGCCGAGCTCGTCGACCACGCCGTGGCGCTCGCGTTCGGTCAATGCCGCAGCTCCAACTACGTCCGAATTCAG GCTACTGGTTCGAGCGCAATGACGAGTGGGACAGATGCCGATTATGACCCAAGCCCCGCAAACATTAAGGCCTTATCCACAGCTGCAGAAGAAATGATGAAGCAGAAGAATGTGGACTCCATCTTGTTCGGGGGAAAGAGAATTGGAGAGCAGGCAAACATGGAGAAGCTCGATTGGTTTGCTGGGGAGCTTGTCTTGGAACGAGAGAGGAGGAGCTCCCGAATAGCTCCAACTGTGGTCTTGAAGCAGGCTCCTCCTCGGCCCTTGTAG
- the LOC109707147 gene encoding uncharacterized protein LOC109707147 isoform X1, with translation MMEPLRSPFTQGDNNIIKPVEDLTSSHHGKRPNLSIDVPPRSIEASSINSVRINMLPIPGSSSSSAYAKAHKSPSSSSSKDKQPIKNLLQGRSFKFRSSSLENERGDAQAHDKPFALRTLSFTKIFSPRMRRTSSLPLRSDDIKESSLQGDSAVGGISVAKNEVAKHISRSRSVPLNMKKINAKSFKRMDSLGGVFRVIPSTPRGVGMSGTIPDVIVAESETGDDGEEIPEEEAVCRICMTELSEGSDTLKLECSCKGELALAHKDCAVKWFSIKGSRTCEVCNQEVQNLPVTLLRIQSVRTTNTHAVTTARQATYYQLRSWHDIPILVIVSMLAYFCFLEELLVADNGTAALAISVPFSAILGLFSSMTSSAMVMKRFVWIYAFIQFLLVVLFAHLFYSFIHMQAVISIILATFAGFGVAMCANSIIIELLRWRRRCLRSRNHLESQEIVQLSSLGEPHDNINRENGITSEA, from the exons ATGATGGAGCCACTACGATCACCATTTACTCAG GGTGACAATAATATCATTAAACCGGTCGAAGACCTCACATCTTCTCACCATGGAAAACGGCCGAATCTTTCCATTGATGTGCCCCCAAGAAGTATTGAAGCATCTTCTATAAATTCTGTGAGAATTAATATGCTTCCCATACCTGGCTCCTCTTCCAGTAGTGCGTATGCAAAAGCTCATAAATCACCGTCGTCATCTTCATCTAAAGATAAACAACCAATCAAAAATCTCCTCCAAGGCCGAAGTTTCAAGTTCCGAAGTTCATCTTTAGAAAATGAGAGGGGCGATGCTCAAGCTCATGACAAGCCTTTTGCCTTGAGGACATTATCCTTCACAAAGATATTCAGCCCCAGAATGAGAAGAACATCATCCCTACCACTTCGCTCTGACGATATAAAGGAAAGTTCTTTGCAAGGAGATTCTGCAGTTGGTGGCATCTCTGTGGCG AAGAATGAGGTTGCAAAGCACATTTCTCGGTCGCGTTCGGTTCCATTGAATATGAAAAAAATCAATGCAAAAAGCTTCAAGAGAATGGATTCACTTGGCGGTGTTTTTCGTGTAATTCCTTCCACACCTCGAGGGGTAGGCATGAGTGGTACTATTCCAGATGTCATCGTCGCTGAATCTG AGACCGGTGATGATGGGGAAGAAATTCCTGAAGAAGAGGCTGTGTGTCGAATTTGTATGACCGAATTATCTGAAGGTAGTGATACTCTCAAACTTGAATGCAGCTGCAAAGGCGAACTTGCTCTAGCCCACAAAGATTGTGCTGTTAAATGGTTTAGCATAAAGGGCAGTAGGACTTGTGAAGTTTGTAATCAGGAGGTTCAGAACCTTCCTGTTACTCTCTTACGGATCCAAAGTGTTCGTACAACAAATACGCACGCTGTGACTACAGCTCGTCAAGCAACATATTATCAATTGAG ATCGTGGCATGATATTCCTATCCTTGTCATCGTAAGCATGCTCGCCTACTTCTGTTTCTTAGAAGAGTTATTG gTTGCAGACAACGGTACTGCTGCTCTAGCAATTTCTGTACCATTTTCTGCCATTTTGGGACTTTTTTCATCAATGACTTCTTCAGCAATGG TGATGAAAAGGTTTGTTTGGATCTACGCGTTCATTCAGTTTCTTCTGGTGGTTTTGTTTGCCCATCTGTTCTACTCATTT ATCCATATGCAAGCTGTTATATCGATCATCCTTGCCAcatttgctggatttggtgtTGCAATGTGTGCCAATTCTATTATCATCGAACTGCTGAGGTGGCGGAGAAGGTGCCTCAGATCTCGAAACCATCTAGAATCCCAAGAGATTGTACAACTTTCATCCCTTGGTGAACCACATGATAATATAAATAGAGAAAATGGGATTACATCCGAGGCTTAA
- the LOC109707147 gene encoding uncharacterized protein LOC109707147 isoform X4, giving the protein MMEPLRSPFTQGDNNIIKPVEDLTSSHHGKRPNLSIDVPPRSIEASSINSVRINMLPIPGSSSSSAYAKAHKSPSSSSSKDKQPIKNLLQGRSFKFRSSSLENERGDAQAHDKPFALRTLSFTKIFSPRMRRTSSLPLRSDDIKESSLQGDSAVGGISVAKNEVAKHISRSRSVPLNMKKINAKSFKRMDSLGGVFRVIPSTPRGVGMSGTIPDVIVAESETGDDGEEIPEEEAVCRICMTELSEGSDTLKLECSCKGELALAHKDCAVKWFSIKGSRTCEVCNQEVQNLPVTLLRIQSVRTTNTHAVTTARQATYYQLRSWHDIPILVIVSMLAYFCFLEELLVADNGTAALAISVPFSAILGLFSSMTSSAMVMKRSICKLLYRSSLPHLLDLVLQCVPILLSSNC; this is encoded by the exons ATGATGGAGCCACTACGATCACCATTTACTCAG GGTGACAATAATATCATTAAACCGGTCGAAGACCTCACATCTTCTCACCATGGAAAACGGCCGAATCTTTCCATTGATGTGCCCCCAAGAAGTATTGAAGCATCTTCTATAAATTCTGTGAGAATTAATATGCTTCCCATACCTGGCTCCTCTTCCAGTAGTGCGTATGCAAAAGCTCATAAATCACCGTCGTCATCTTCATCTAAAGATAAACAACCAATCAAAAATCTCCTCCAAGGCCGAAGTTTCAAGTTCCGAAGTTCATCTTTAGAAAATGAGAGGGGCGATGCTCAAGCTCATGACAAGCCTTTTGCCTTGAGGACATTATCCTTCACAAAGATATTCAGCCCCAGAATGAGAAGAACATCATCCCTACCACTTCGCTCTGACGATATAAAGGAAAGTTCTTTGCAAGGAGATTCTGCAGTTGGTGGCATCTCTGTGGCG AAGAATGAGGTTGCAAAGCACATTTCTCGGTCGCGTTCGGTTCCATTGAATATGAAAAAAATCAATGCAAAAAGCTTCAAGAGAATGGATTCACTTGGCGGTGTTTTTCGTGTAATTCCTTCCACACCTCGAGGGGTAGGCATGAGTGGTACTATTCCAGATGTCATCGTCGCTGAATCTG AGACCGGTGATGATGGGGAAGAAATTCCTGAAGAAGAGGCTGTGTGTCGAATTTGTATGACCGAATTATCTGAAGGTAGTGATACTCTCAAACTTGAATGCAGCTGCAAAGGCGAACTTGCTCTAGCCCACAAAGATTGTGCTGTTAAATGGTTTAGCATAAAGGGCAGTAGGACTTGTGAAGTTTGTAATCAGGAGGTTCAGAACCTTCCTGTTACTCTCTTACGGATCCAAAGTGTTCGTACAACAAATACGCACGCTGTGACTACAGCTCGTCAAGCAACATATTATCAATTGAG ATCGTGGCATGATATTCCTATCCTTGTCATCGTAAGCATGCTCGCCTACTTCTGTTTCTTAGAAGAGTTATTG gTTGCAGACAACGGTACTGCTGCTCTAGCAATTTCTGTACCATTTTCTGCCATTTTGGGACTTTTTTCATCAATGACTTCTTCAGCAATGG TGATGAAAAG ATCCATATGCAAGCTGTTATATCGATCATCCTTGCCAcatttgctggatttggtgtTGCAATGTGTGCCAATTCTATTATCATCGAACTGCTGA
- the LOC109707147 gene encoding uncharacterized protein LOC109707147 isoform X2: MDCEEKGDNNIIKPVEDLTSSHHGKRPNLSIDVPPRSIEASSINSVRINMLPIPGSSSSSAYAKAHKSPSSSSSKDKQPIKNLLQGRSFKFRSSSLENERGDAQAHDKPFALRTLSFTKIFSPRMRRTSSLPLRSDDIKESSLQGDSAVGGISVAKNEVAKHISRSRSVPLNMKKINAKSFKRMDSLGGVFRVIPSTPRGVGMSGTIPDVIVAESETGDDGEEIPEEEAVCRICMTELSEGSDTLKLECSCKGELALAHKDCAVKWFSIKGSRTCEVCNQEVQNLPVTLLRIQSVRTTNTHAVTTARQATYYQLRSWHDIPILVIVSMLAYFCFLEELLVADNGTAALAISVPFSAILGLFSSMTSSAMVMKRFVWIYAFIQFLLVVLFAHLFYSFIHMQAVISIILATFAGFGVAMCANSIIIELLRWRRRCLRSRNHLESQEIVQLSSLGEPHDNINRENGITSEA, from the exons ATGGATTGCGAAGAGAAG GGTGACAATAATATCATTAAACCGGTCGAAGACCTCACATCTTCTCACCATGGAAAACGGCCGAATCTTTCCATTGATGTGCCCCCAAGAAGTATTGAAGCATCTTCTATAAATTCTGTGAGAATTAATATGCTTCCCATACCTGGCTCCTCTTCCAGTAGTGCGTATGCAAAAGCTCATAAATCACCGTCGTCATCTTCATCTAAAGATAAACAACCAATCAAAAATCTCCTCCAAGGCCGAAGTTTCAAGTTCCGAAGTTCATCTTTAGAAAATGAGAGGGGCGATGCTCAAGCTCATGACAAGCCTTTTGCCTTGAGGACATTATCCTTCACAAAGATATTCAGCCCCAGAATGAGAAGAACATCATCCCTACCACTTCGCTCTGACGATATAAAGGAAAGTTCTTTGCAAGGAGATTCTGCAGTTGGTGGCATCTCTGTGGCG AAGAATGAGGTTGCAAAGCACATTTCTCGGTCGCGTTCGGTTCCATTGAATATGAAAAAAATCAATGCAAAAAGCTTCAAGAGAATGGATTCACTTGGCGGTGTTTTTCGTGTAATTCCTTCCACACCTCGAGGGGTAGGCATGAGTGGTACTATTCCAGATGTCATCGTCGCTGAATCTG AGACCGGTGATGATGGGGAAGAAATTCCTGAAGAAGAGGCTGTGTGTCGAATTTGTATGACCGAATTATCTGAAGGTAGTGATACTCTCAAACTTGAATGCAGCTGCAAAGGCGAACTTGCTCTAGCCCACAAAGATTGTGCTGTTAAATGGTTTAGCATAAAGGGCAGTAGGACTTGTGAAGTTTGTAATCAGGAGGTTCAGAACCTTCCTGTTACTCTCTTACGGATCCAAAGTGTTCGTACAACAAATACGCACGCTGTGACTACAGCTCGTCAAGCAACATATTATCAATTGAG ATCGTGGCATGATATTCCTATCCTTGTCATCGTAAGCATGCTCGCCTACTTCTGTTTCTTAGAAGAGTTATTG gTTGCAGACAACGGTACTGCTGCTCTAGCAATTTCTGTACCATTTTCTGCCATTTTGGGACTTTTTTCATCAATGACTTCTTCAGCAATGG TGATGAAAAGGTTTGTTTGGATCTACGCGTTCATTCAGTTTCTTCTGGTGGTTTTGTTTGCCCATCTGTTCTACTCATTT ATCCATATGCAAGCTGTTATATCGATCATCCTTGCCAcatttgctggatttggtgtTGCAATGTGTGCCAATTCTATTATCATCGAACTGCTGAGGTGGCGGAGAAGGTGCCTCAGATCTCGAAACCATCTAGAATCCCAAGAGATTGTACAACTTTCATCCCTTGGTGAACCACATGATAATATAAATAGAGAAAATGGGATTACATCCGAGGCTTAA
- the LOC109707147 gene encoding uncharacterized protein LOC109707147 isoform X3 produces the protein MLPIPGSSSSSAYAKAHKSPSSSSSKDKQPIKNLLQGRSFKFRSSSLENERGDAQAHDKPFALRTLSFTKIFSPRMRRTSSLPLRSDDIKESSLQGDSAVGGISVAKNEVAKHISRSRSVPLNMKKINAKSFKRMDSLGGVFRVIPSTPRGVGMSGTIPDVIVAESETGDDGEEIPEEEAVCRICMTELSEGSDTLKLECSCKGELALAHKDCAVKWFSIKGSRTCEVCNQEVQNLPVTLLRIQSVRTTNTHAVTTARQATYYQLRSWHDIPILVIVSMLAYFCFLEELLVADNGTAALAISVPFSAILGLFSSMTSSAMVMKRFVWIYAFIQFLLVVLFAHLFYSFIHMQAVISIILATFAGFGVAMCANSIIIELLRWRRRCLRSRNHLESQEIVQLSSLGEPHDNINRENGITSEA, from the exons ATGCTTCCCATACCTGGCTCCTCTTCCAGTAGTGCGTATGCAAAAGCTCATAAATCACCGTCGTCATCTTCATCTAAAGATAAACAACCAATCAAAAATCTCCTCCAAGGCCGAAGTTTCAAGTTCCGAAGTTCATCTTTAGAAAATGAGAGGGGCGATGCTCAAGCTCATGACAAGCCTTTTGCCTTGAGGACATTATCCTTCACAAAGATATTCAGCCCCAGAATGAGAAGAACATCATCCCTACCACTTCGCTCTGACGATATAAAGGAAAGTTCTTTGCAAGGAGATTCTGCAGTTGGTGGCATCTCTGTGGCG AAGAATGAGGTTGCAAAGCACATTTCTCGGTCGCGTTCGGTTCCATTGAATATGAAAAAAATCAATGCAAAAAGCTTCAAGAGAATGGATTCACTTGGCGGTGTTTTTCGTGTAATTCCTTCCACACCTCGAGGGGTAGGCATGAGTGGTACTATTCCAGATGTCATCGTCGCTGAATCTG AGACCGGTGATGATGGGGAAGAAATTCCTGAAGAAGAGGCTGTGTGTCGAATTTGTATGACCGAATTATCTGAAGGTAGTGATACTCTCAAACTTGAATGCAGCTGCAAAGGCGAACTTGCTCTAGCCCACAAAGATTGTGCTGTTAAATGGTTTAGCATAAAGGGCAGTAGGACTTGTGAAGTTTGTAATCAGGAGGTTCAGAACCTTCCTGTTACTCTCTTACGGATCCAAAGTGTTCGTACAACAAATACGCACGCTGTGACTACAGCTCGTCAAGCAACATATTATCAATTGAG ATCGTGGCATGATATTCCTATCCTTGTCATCGTAAGCATGCTCGCCTACTTCTGTTTCTTAGAAGAGTTATTG gTTGCAGACAACGGTACTGCTGCTCTAGCAATTTCTGTACCATTTTCTGCCATTTTGGGACTTTTTTCATCAATGACTTCTTCAGCAATGG TGATGAAAAGGTTTGTTTGGATCTACGCGTTCATTCAGTTTCTTCTGGTGGTTTTGTTTGCCCATCTGTTCTACTCATTT ATCCATATGCAAGCTGTTATATCGATCATCCTTGCCAcatttgctggatttggtgtTGCAATGTGTGCCAATTCTATTATCATCGAACTGCTGAGGTGGCGGAGAAGGTGCCTCAGATCTCGAAACCATCTAGAATCCCAAGAGATTGTACAACTTTCATCCCTTGGTGAACCACATGATAATATAAATAGAGAAAATGGGATTACATCCGAGGCTTAA